One segment of Brassica napus cultivar Da-Ae chromosome C3, Da-Ae, whole genome shotgun sequence DNA contains the following:
- the LOC106371269 gene encoding GATA transcription factor 3, which yields MELWTEARALKASLRGEAIKHQVIVAEELSRTSSAEDFSVECFLDFSEVGQERDEEQLVSVCSSQEEQEQNYCIFSSQPCIFDQLPSLPDEDVEELEWVSRVVDDCSSPEVSLLFTQTLKTKPSFSSSVPVKTRTKRSRNSLTGDRVWPLVSTNQHATGEQCKKKKQETAVLFQRRCSHCGTNTTPQWRTGPAGPKTLCNACGVRFKSGRLCPEYRPADSPTFSNEIHSNLHRKVMELRKSKDLGEERGEATNKSDQVKFGS from the exons ATGGAGCTGTGGACAGAAGCTAGAGCCCTAAAAGCAAGTCTAAGAGGAGAAGCTATAAAGCATCAAGTGATTGTGGCTGAGGAACTAAGCCGAACTTCTTCTGCTGAAGATTTCTCCGTTGAGTGTTTCCTTGATTTCTCAGAAGTAGGTCAAGAAAGAGACGAAGAACAACTTGTCTCCGTTTGTTCttcacaagaagaacaagaacaaaATTATTGTATCTTTAGTTCACAACCTTGCATCTTTGATCAACTTCCTTCTTTGCcg gATGAAGATGTGGAAGAGCTTGAATGGGTATCTCGTGTTGTGGATGATTGTTCATCACCAGAAGTCTCACTTCTCTTCACACAAACcctcaaaaccaaaccaagcttctcatCTTCAGTTCCGGTTAAAACAAGAACCAAACGGTCTCGGAACAGCTTAACCGGTGACCGGGTGTGGCCACTAGTTTCAACCAATCAACATGCAACAGGAGAGCAgtgtaagaagaagaaacaagaaacgGCCGTTTTGTTTCAAAGAAGATGCAGTCATTGTGGCACAAACACCACACCTCAGTGGAGAACCGGTCCGGCCGGTCCAAAAACCTTATGTAATGCATGTGGAGTCCGGTTTAAGTCCGGTAGGCTCTGCCCAGAGTACAGACCGGCGGATAGTCCGACGTTCTCAAATGAGATCCACTCAAATCTTCATAGGAAGGTTATGGAACTGAGAAAGAGTAAAGATTTAGGTGAAGAAAGAGGAGAAGCTACTAATAAGTCAGACCAAGTCAAATTTGGCAGCTAA